Proteins encoded together in one Carya illinoinensis cultivar Pawnee chromosome 3, C.illinoinensisPawnee_v1, whole genome shotgun sequence window:
- the LOC122303516 gene encoding uncharacterized protein LOC122303516 isoform X1, with translation MPWLSAPYSQNLESSVDVNDKVGGRDNKASSISSSQEDQAQKQKHEQQHAASVQSKHQPRTQSTPLITVLRSSPSKQEADSRDNEIISRGTSTEHSMHKEESHVQSKHDQPRTEAPTVLRSPSKQGAADSRDNEIISRRTTEHPVHKEADMPKDHQALLRQKENGGVTNINPDPPVNNNPITVLNINVYVDQPKSVDKNDIAIKKNKAPDPKPQNGIVSSKPPSERKCCCTIL, from the exons ATGCCTTGGTTGAGTGCTCCTTATTCTCAAAATCTGGAGTCTTCAGTCGATGTCAATGACAAGGTCGGGGGAAGAGACAACAAAGCAAGTAGTATTTCATCGTCGCAAGAAGATCAGGCGCAGAAGCAGAAGCATGAGCAACAACATGCAG CAAGTGTGCAGTCAAAACATCAGCCTCGAACCCAAAGTACTCCATTAATAACAGTGTTAAGATCATCCCCATCAAAACAGGAAGCTGATTCCAGGGACAATGAGATCATTTCACGGGGAACCAGTACTGAGCATTCTATGCACAAAGAAG AAAGCCATGTGCAGTCAAAACATGATCAGCCTCGAACCGAAGCTCCCACGGTGTTAAGATCACCATCAAAACAGGGAGCTGCTGATTCCAGGGACAATGAGATCATTTCACGCAGAACCACTGAGCATCCTGTGCACAAAGAAGctg ATATGCCTAAGGATCATCAGGCGCTGTTGCGGCAAAAGGAGAATGGTGGAGTCACAAATATTAATCCTGATCCTCCAGTCAATAATAATCCGATTACGGttcttaatattaatgtgtATGTAGATCAACCAAAATCTGTCGACAAGAATGAtattgctataaaaaaaaacaaag CTCCGGATCCGAAGCCTCAAAATGGTATAGTCAGCTCAAAGCCTCCGAGTG AAAGGAAATGTTGCTGCACCatattgtaa
- the LOC122303516 gene encoding uncharacterized protein LOC122303516 isoform X3 — protein sequence MPWLSAPYSQNLESSVDVNDKVGGRDNKASSISSSQEDQAQKQKHEQQHAESHVQSKHDQPRTEAPTVLRSPSKQGAADSRDNEIISRRTTEHPVHKEADMPKDHQALLRQKENGGVTNINPDPPVNNNPITVLNINVYVDQPKSVDKNDIAIKKNKAPDPKPQNGIVSSKPPSERKCCCTIL from the exons ATGCCTTGGTTGAGTGCTCCTTATTCTCAAAATCTGGAGTCTTCAGTCGATGTCAATGACAAGGTCGGGGGAAGAGACAACAAAGCAAGTAGTATTTCATCGTCGCAAGAAGATCAGGCGCAGAAGCAGAAGCATGAGCAACAACATGCAG AAAGCCATGTGCAGTCAAAACATGATCAGCCTCGAACCGAAGCTCCCACGGTGTTAAGATCACCATCAAAACAGGGAGCTGCTGATTCCAGGGACAATGAGATCATTTCACGCAGAACCACTGAGCATCCTGTGCACAAAGAAGctg ATATGCCTAAGGATCATCAGGCGCTGTTGCGGCAAAAGGAGAATGGTGGAGTCACAAATATTAATCCTGATCCTCCAGTCAATAATAATCCGATTACGGttcttaatattaatgtgtATGTAGATCAACCAAAATCTGTCGACAAGAATGAtattgctataaaaaaaaacaaag CTCCGGATCCGAAGCCTCAAAATGGTATAGTCAGCTCAAAGCCTCCGAGTG AAAGGAAATGTTGCTGCACCatattgtaa
- the LOC122303516 gene encoding uncharacterized protein LOC122303516 isoform X2, translated as MSMTRSGEETTKQVVFHRRKKIRRRSRSMSNNMQEADSRDNEIISRGTSTEHSMHKEESHVQSKHDQPRTEAPTVLRSPSKQGAADSRDNEIISRRTTEHPVHKEADMPKDHQALLRQKENGGVTNINPDPPVNNNPITVLNINVYVDQPKSVDKNDIAIKKNKAPDPKPQNGIVSSKPPSERKCCCTIL; from the exons ATGTCAATGACAAGGTCGGGGGAAGAGACAACAAAGCAAGTAGTATTTCATCGTCGCAAGAAGATCAGGCGCAGAAGCAGAAGCATGAGCAACAACATGCAG GAAGCTGATTCCAGGGACAATGAGATCATTTCACGGGGAACCAGTACTGAGCATTCTATGCACAAAGAAG AAAGCCATGTGCAGTCAAAACATGATCAGCCTCGAACCGAAGCTCCCACGGTGTTAAGATCACCATCAAAACAGGGAGCTGCTGATTCCAGGGACAATGAGATCATTTCACGCAGAACCACTGAGCATCCTGTGCACAAAGAAGctg ATATGCCTAAGGATCATCAGGCGCTGTTGCGGCAAAAGGAGAATGGTGGAGTCACAAATATTAATCCTGATCCTCCAGTCAATAATAATCCGATTACGGttcttaatattaatgtgtATGTAGATCAACCAAAATCTGTCGACAAGAATGAtattgctataaaaaaaaacaaag CTCCGGATCCGAAGCCTCAAAATGGTATAGTCAGCTCAAAGCCTCCGAGTG AAAGGAAATGTTGCTGCACCatattgtaa